In Atribacteraceae bacterium, a single window of DNA contains:
- a CDS encoding carbohydrate ABC transporter permease yields the protein MRETEIRQVSRKQRKLRRELLNVLVYVLVVIFFLPVLWIVMTAMRPEVEVNTRPPVWIPDRIDLGSFRTLFASSHIAGSVPFYSYLRNSLLIALFSTAFALTVGTLAGYSFSRFRFRGSSQTFVGMMMARSIPGISISLPLFLLFARTGLTDRIGGMVLIYTAMNIPFTTWLMQGFFKDIPASLDEAAQIDGCSRWQAFVRIDLPLTLPGLAASGIFAFLTSWNEFQVASVITRTPASKTFPVGLYDFTQQFTMDWRGMCAMSVVMLIPAVVFVLITQKQLIRGLTFGAFK from the coding sequence ATGAGAGAGACGGAAATACGCCAGGTGAGCCGAAAGCAGCGCAAGTTACGCAGGGAGCTCCTGAATGTGTTGGTCTATGTGTTGGTTGTCATCTTTTTTCTTCCGGTCTTGTGGATTGTCATGACTGCCATGCGACCGGAAGTGGAAGTCAACACCCGTCCTCCGGTTTGGATCCCTGACCGAATCGACCTTGGTTCATTCCGTACGCTCTTCGCTTCCAGCCATATCGCCGGGTCAGTGCCGTTTTACAGCTACTTGCGTAATTCCCTGCTTATTGCGTTATTCAGTACGGCATTTGCTCTTACGGTGGGAACGCTGGCCGGATACAGTTTTTCCCGTTTTCGTTTCCGGGGTTCCAGCCAGACCTTCGTCGGCATGATGATGGCCCGCTCAATCCCTGGTATATCGATCAGCCTTCCGCTTTTCCTTCTCTTTGCCCGAACGGGACTGACCGACCGGATCGGCGGGATGGTCCTGATTTATACGGCGATGAATATTCCCTTCACCACCTGGCTCATGCAGGGTTTTTTTAAAGATATTCCGGCTTCCCTCGACGAAGCGGCTCAAATCGATGGATGCTCGAGGTGGCAGGCCTTTGTTCGGATCGATCTTCCATTGACCCTACCGGGGCTAGCGGCCAGCGGTATTTTTGCCTTTCTTACTTCGTGGAACGAATTTCAGGTCGCATCCGTCATCACCCGGACACCGGCGTCAAAGACTTTTCCGGTCGGTTTGTATGATTTTACCCAGCAATTCACGATGGACTGGCGGGGAATGTGCGCTATGTCAGTGGTCATGCTGATCCCAGCGGTGGTTTTCGTGCTGATAACCCAAAAACAGTTGATACGAGGGTTGACTTTCGGAGCGTTCAAGTAA
- a CDS encoding sugar ABC transporter permease, which translates to MSEGVCQVSQKRNSEAASRAPSRIRESFFNRHLPVLMAIPALVIIIVVILVPMIYSFYLSLTNLNLLRPAQAQFVGLTNYLRLFQDPLFWRAFINTLIFMGVAVNVEFLLGLFLAQLIFRVTRGQGVIRTAIMAPMMFAPVLVGFQFRWFFHDQVGLFNNILYAVTGNVQVIPWLINYPANLIAILIAEIWMSTPFMVIVFIAGLVSLPSEPFEAAAVDGASGWQQFRYITFPLISPFVYIAMVIRSLDLGRAYDLVRIMTDGGPAHRSEMIWTYTFRLAITNNRFGMGTAMSFITVAVSFLFIIYLFRQLSKSRQEVY; encoded by the coding sequence ATGAGTGAGGGAGTTTGCCAGGTTTCCCAGAAGAGAAACAGCGAAGCAGCGTCGAGGGCTCCCTCACGGATCCGGGAGAGTTTTTTCAACCGGCACCTACCCGTTCTCATGGCGATTCCCGCGCTGGTCATCATCATCGTTGTTATCCTCGTCCCCATGATCTATTCATTCTATCTGAGTCTGACCAATTTAAACCTCCTGCGCCCGGCGCAAGCTCAATTTGTAGGTTTAACAAATTATCTCCGCCTCTTCCAGGACCCGCTATTCTGGAGAGCCTTCATCAACACGCTCATCTTCATGGGGGTGGCGGTGAATGTCGAGTTTCTGCTGGGGCTGTTTCTGGCCCAGCTCATCTTCCGGGTGACGCGGGGCCAAGGAGTGATTCGGACCGCCATCATGGCCCCCATGATGTTTGCACCCGTGCTGGTCGGGTTTCAGTTCAGATGGTTTTTCCACGACCAGGTGGGCCTGTTCAACAATATTTTGTATGCCGTGACCGGTAATGTCCAGGTGATCCCCTGGCTCATCAACTACCCGGCGAACCTGATCGCCATATTGATCGCCGAGATCTGGATGAGCACACCCTTTATGGTTATCGTCTTCATAGCCGGATTAGTCAGCCTGCCCAGTGAGCCCTTCGAGGCGGCGGCGGTAGACGGAGCCAGCGGATGGCAGCAATTTCGCTATATTACCTTTCCCCTGATTAGTCCCTTCGTGTATATTGCCATGGTGATCCGTTCTCTTGATCTGGGCCGGGCTTATGACCTGGTGCGCATCATGACCGACGGAGGCCCGGCCCATCGTTCGGAGATGATTTGGACCTATACCTTCCGGCTGGCGATCACCAATAACCGATTCGGCATGGGTACGGCCATGTCCTTTATTACCGTTGCGGTTTCATTTCTTTTTATCATCTATTTATTTCGACAATTATCCAAGAGCCGTCAGGAGGTCTATTGA
- a CDS encoding uroporphyrinogen decarboxylase family protein, with the protein MTSKERMHLALNREKPDRLPATVHQWQKFHLDTYLNGSSDLDAFEYFGLDAAVQYFEDMGQFWLPDADFTRFSTPEWRDEVQVYNSDPDNRSHRHTIHTPEGTLTYATAGDRKTTWITEYLIKKPEDIILLKKYMPVPRLDRGLVNTLYERIGDRGVLRGFVWGDQAGCWQHAACLVDINALILYALDTPDWVHELLHVLLEKKLEFLESMKGVRFDLVETGGGASSSTLISPALHEEFCLPYDRRLHEALHDLGFKTSYHTCGGTRGIEEMIVANGTDASETLAPPSIGGNQEPWDYKAKIGNRLALIGGMDQYNILTVGTPETISRAVRDLFEKVGVEGGYILSTADHFFETPADNLHVYARAARECVY; encoded by the coding sequence GTGACCTCAAAAGAAAGAATGCATCTGGCCCTGAACCGTGAGAAGCCAGACCGCCTGCCGGCGACTGTGCACCAATGGCAAAAATTCCATCTCGATACCTACCTGAACGGGAGCTCAGACCTTGATGCTTTTGAGTATTTCGGCCTGGACGCCGCCGTTCAATATTTTGAGGATATGGGGCAGTTCTGGCTTCCCGATGCCGACTTTACTCGCTTTTCGACTCCTGAATGGCGGGACGAAGTCCAAGTGTATAACTCTGATCCGGACAATCGGAGTCATCGGCATACGATACACACTCCGGAAGGAACGCTGACCTATGCCACGGCCGGCGACCGGAAGACCACTTGGATCACCGAGTACCTGATCAAGAAGCCAGAGGATATTATACTTCTCAAAAAATACATGCCGGTCCCCCGGCTCGATCGCGGTCTGGTTAATACTCTGTATGAACGGATCGGAGATCGGGGCGTTTTGCGCGGTTTCGTCTGGGGGGATCAAGCCGGGTGCTGGCAGCATGCCGCCTGCCTGGTGGATATCAATGCCCTGATTCTCTATGCCCTGGACACGCCCGATTGGGTTCATGAGCTGTTGCATGTTCTGTTGGAGAAGAAACTCGAATTTTTAGAGTCGATGAAAGGGGTACGGTTTGACCTGGTGGAAACAGGAGGAGGAGCTTCGTCCTCCACGTTGATTTCCCCGGCCTTGCATGAAGAGTTTTGCCTCCCCTATGACCGTCGTTTGCACGAAGCCCTGCATGATCTGGGATTCAAGACGTCCTACCATACCTGCGGAGGAACACGGGGGATTGAGGAAATGATCGTAGCCAACGGCACCGATGCTTCAGAAACCCTTGCCCCGCCCAGTATTGGCGGAAACCAGGAGCCGTGGGATTACAAGGCGAAAATTGGCAATCGCCTGGCATTGATCGGCGGGATGGACCAGTACAATATATTGACTGTCGGAACACCGGAAACAATTTCTCGTGCAGTCCGTGACCTGTTTGAAAAGGTGGGAGTGGAAGGAGGCTATATCCTGTCGACGGCCGATCACTTTTTCGAAACGCCCGCAGATAACCTTCACGTTTATGCCCGGGCTGCCCGGGAGTGCGTGTATTGA
- a CDS encoding uroporphyrinogen decarboxylase family protein: MDPVSVKRERVLTALRDRREPDRVPLTDFYWTDFYRNWLREMNLPEGTDIYEYYDLDVKLITPNIDPRVESCRVLEQTKDYVVFKSGFGCTVKKDFSAPMPMFLDFEVKSASELSSFRFEDPRDDRRYFEPRCDILNNGDSFGLLPSYLEALDQNQSKFAVFGSVCEPHEAMWRIRGTEGLLMDLAVESQKVKDFAERVTDFMLGVLERQTELADLTGIIIWGDVAYDKGMFFSPDTWWKIYYPCVKRLCDVIREKGLLAVYHGCGRSLDIFEGLIEAGVQVYNPLEAKAGMDPVELKKRFGDRIAFYGGIDMRLLGEGSWEEVQQEVLYKLQAGQGGGYMPASDHSVASNVNPRIYDRMITLLKERGSYPLDLNSQNYGHHI, translated from the coding sequence ATGGATCCCGTTTCTGTCAAAAGGGAAAGAGTGTTGACGGCGCTCAGGGATCGGAGGGAACCCGACCGAGTCCCCTTAACCGATTTTTACTGGACCGATTTTTACCGGAACTGGCTGAGGGAGATGAATCTGCCCGAGGGAACGGATATTTATGAATACTATGATCTGGATGTGAAATTGATCACGCCCAACATCGATCCCCGGGTGGAAAGTTGCCGCGTTCTCGAACAGACAAAAGACTACGTTGTGTTCAAGAGCGGGTTCGGCTGTACGGTGAAAAAGGACTTTTCCGCCCCAATGCCCATGTTCCTCGATTTCGAAGTGAAGAGTGCCAGTGAGCTATCTTCATTCCGCTTCGAGGATCCCCGTGACGACCGCCGCTATTTCGAACCCCGCTGCGATATTCTCAACAACGGCGATTCGTTTGGTTTATTGCCCAGCTACCTAGAGGCACTCGATCAGAACCAATCGAAATTCGCCGTTTTCGGATCGGTTTGTGAGCCCCATGAGGCCATGTGGCGTATCCGTGGGACGGAGGGGCTTTTGATGGATCTGGCGGTGGAATCTCAGAAAGTCAAGGATTTTGCCGAGCGGGTGACTGACTTCATGCTCGGTGTACTGGAGCGGCAGACCGAATTGGCCGATCTGACCGGGATAATCATCTGGGGGGATGTTGCCTATGACAAGGGGATGTTTTTTTCACCCGACACCTGGTGGAAGATCTATTATCCCTGCGTCAAACGCCTCTGTGATGTTATCCGGGAGAAGGGACTGCTCGCCGTATACCACGGGTGTGGGAGAAGCCTGGACATTTTCGAGGGCCTGATTGAAGCCGGGGTTCAGGTCTATAACCCGCTGGAAGCCAAGGCGGGGATGGATCCGGTGGAATTGAAGAAACGCTTTGGTGATCGGATCGCTTTTTATGGCGGGATCGATATGCGGCTTTTGGGTGAAGGGTCGTGGGAGGAAGTGCAACAGGAAGTACTCTATAAACTCCAGGCCGGCCAAGGCGGAGGATATATGCCCGCTTCCGACCATTCCGTAGCCTCCAACGTCAACCCGCGCATTTACGACCGGATGATCACTCTCTTGAAAGAGCGGGGAAGTTATCCCTTGGACCTGAATAGTCAAAACTATGGCCACCATATATGA
- a CDS encoding LacI family DNA-binding transcriptional regulator, with protein sequence MATIYDIARVAKTSPATVSRALSGTGSVREETRKKIKKIAREMNYSPNHLARSLVKKKTDTIALIISDITNPFFTAMARGVEDSAAKKGFNTILCNTDENEDKEKTYVDLMLERRVDGILVASCSEGKTLVELKKRDVPVVLVDRKISGTRWDWVVGDSEEGGYLLTRHLITVHDSRAIAMITGPQAISTSRERMDGYQRALVEFDIAPRPEWMTAGAYKEDFGHRIAVEYLRNYSAVPHAIFAGNNFIAMGIVKAAQEIGYRIPEDLLLVTFDDFEIASFMHPFLTVCKQPAYTMGSIATEFLLQRVGGEKIREQRKAVLKPEIIIRRSCGCGASPETAGFGRIGAMSGKEPITEERRGEEERA encoded by the coding sequence ATGGCCACCATATATGATATCGCCCGGGTGGCGAAAACTTCTCCCGCCACGGTCTCCCGGGCGCTAAGCGGAACCGGAAGCGTCAGGGAAGAAACCCGGAAAAAAATCAAAAAGATCGCCCGGGAAATGAACTATTCCCCGAACCATCTGGCCAGAAGCCTGGTGAAGAAGAAGACCGACACTATCGCCCTGATCATTTCAGACATTACCAATCCCTTTTTCACCGCCATGGCCCGGGGCGTGGAAGATTCGGCGGCAAAAAAAGGCTTCAATACCATTTTATGCAATACCGATGAAAACGAAGACAAAGAAAAAACCTATGTCGACCTGATGCTCGAACGCCGGGTCGATGGGATATTGGTGGCCAGTTGCAGTGAGGGGAAGACCCTTGTTGAGTTGAAAAAACGTGATGTTCCGGTGGTCCTGGTGGACCGGAAGATCTCCGGAACTCGCTGGGACTGGGTGGTTGGAGACAGCGAGGAGGGGGGCTATCTCCTGACCCGGCACCTGATTACCGTACACGATAGTCGGGCGATTGCGATGATCACCGGTCCGCAGGCTATATCCACCAGCCGGGAGAGAATGGACGGATACCAGCGGGCCCTAGTTGAGTTTGACATCGCTCCCCGGCCGGAATGGATGACGGCCGGCGCCTATAAAGAGGATTTCGGCCACCGGATCGCCGTTGAGTATCTACGGAACTATAGCGCAGTTCCTCACGCGATCTTCGCTGGGAATAACTTTATAGCCATGGGGATCGTCAAAGCCGCCCAGGAAATTGGTTATCGAATTCCCGAAGATCTGCTCTTGGTGACCTTCGATGATTTTGAAATTGCTTCGTTTATGCATCCTTTCCTGACCGTCTGCAAGCAGCCGGCTTATACCATGGGGAGCATAGCCACCGAGTTCCTGCTGCAACGGGTTGGCGGAGAGAAAATCCGGGAACAGAGAAAGGCGGTTTTAAAACCGGAAATAATCATCCGCCGGTCCTGTGGCTGCGGGGCCAGTCCGGAAACGGCAGGATTTGGCCGGATCGGAGCTATGTCCGGCAAGGAGCCCATTACAGAGGAGAGGAGAGGAGAGGAGGAACGTGCGTGA
- a CDS encoding uroporphyrinogen decarboxylase family protein: protein MLRETMSSRERVITAIEHREPDRVPIDVSAVDEVMEALIGHYGIKTGASAAVHSYIGTDGTLLEGKNREAQLRLLETLHVDFRWAWAPYCGPKLQTYPDGSREGLFGIKRDGLFFGYAVAHPLKEAQTISDIENYPWDLYANVDHYDYDRYREECRFFHEAGYAVYGGPWAPITFWAMDLMGMDRFMMTMYDQPEIVERLLQRIADFYFRQAQIMFEKGKGVTDIFFMGDDYGVQNCPMMSRKLWMRFIAPHLSRLWALAKAHGLKVQLHSCGSVRALIPDFIEMGVDVLDPIQVRAAGMNPAELKKEYGGLLTFHGSMDTQETLPFGTVHDVREEVRHRMTVMAPRGGFIISPSQHLLTEIPTENIVAMYEAAYEYGFY from the coding sequence TTGCTACGAGAGACCATGTCGTCAAGAGAGCGGGTTATAACCGCAATTGAACACCGGGAACCGGATCGAGTGCCGATCGATGTTTCCGCCGTCGACGAAGTGATGGAGGCACTGATCGGGCATTACGGGATCAAGACCGGAGCAAGCGCTGCTGTCCACTCCTATATTGGAACCGACGGAACCTTGCTGGAAGGGAAAAACCGGGAGGCGCAGCTCAGGCTTCTCGAAACCCTCCATGTCGATTTCCGCTGGGCTTGGGCGCCGTACTGTGGTCCGAAATTGCAGACGTATCCCGACGGGAGCCGGGAGGGCTTGTTTGGGATCAAGCGGGACGGCCTTTTTTTTGGCTACGCGGTTGCACACCCTCTGAAAGAGGCCCAAACGATCAGCGATATCGAGAACTATCCCTGGGACCTTTACGCCAATGTCGATCACTACGATTATGACCGGTACCGCGAGGAGTGCCGCTTTTTTCACGAAGCGGGATATGCGGTATACGGGGGTCCCTGGGCTCCAATTACCTTTTGGGCGATGGATCTTATGGGGATGGACCGGTTTATGATGACAATGTACGACCAGCCGGAAATAGTCGAACGCCTTCTCCAGCGGATAGCTGATTTTTATTTCCGCCAGGCCCAGATCATGTTTGAAAAAGGCAAGGGTGTTACCGATATCTTTTTCATGGGAGATGATTACGGGGTTCAGAATTGTCCGATGATGAGCCGGAAACTCTGGATGCGGTTTATCGCGCCGCATCTGTCCCGGCTATGGGCATTGGCCAAAGCGCATGGCCTGAAAGTACAGCTCCATTCCTGCGGTTCGGTGAGAGCGTTGATTCCGGATTTTATCGAAATGGGGGTTGACGTACTCGATCCCATACAGGTCCGGGCGGCCGGCATGAACCCCGCAGAATTGAAGAAAGAATATGGCGGCCTCCTAACTTTTCACGGATCGATGGATACCCAGGAAACCCTTCCCTTCGGAACAGTGCACGATGTGCGGGAAGAGGTGCGGCACCGGATGACCGTCATGGCTCCCCGTGGTGGATTCATCATTTCCCCCAGCCAGCATCTTTTGACCGAAATCCCCACTGAAAACATTGTGGCTATGTATGAAGCCGCTTATGAATATGGATTTTATTAG
- a CDS encoding substrate-binding domain-containing protein: MKKVVLLLVVCAMVLLPFSGTLASAQEADLTIGLSFPSLAFAWFAFLEQAVFDKAEILGVEVVSLEAENRVDRQMAIVEDMIIKEVDGVLLVPIEIEAIVPAVLALNAAGIPVVTVDRRLAEGAAEVLAHVGADNLEGGRKAGQFIVDKLTEKYGEPRGVVIELYGTPGAGPAIDRSAGFNEVLAQHPGITVHTRTAYFGRADGMRVMEDVIIGIPEFDAVFGANDEMILGGLEAMKASGVVDVEATITIGFDALPDALASIDQGILDATIEQFPGRQASDGFQVLIDNLREGTVPTEPITLIEPTVITAANLGDAEKAF, encoded by the coding sequence ATGAAGAAAGTCGTTCTTTTACTCGTCGTGTGTGCTATGGTTCTGCTCCCATTTTCGGGAACGCTGGCTTCGGCTCAGGAAGCCGACCTAACCATTGGGTTGTCATTCCCAAGCCTGGCTTTTGCCTGGTTCGCCTTTTTGGAGCAGGCGGTTTTCGATAAGGCAGAAATATTAGGTGTCGAAGTGGTCTCTCTCGAAGCGGAAAACCGGGTTGACCGGCAGATGGCCATCGTTGAAGATATGATCATCAAGGAAGTGGACGGGGTACTCCTGGTTCCCATTGAAATCGAAGCTATCGTTCCCGCTGTTTTGGCCCTCAACGCTGCCGGGATACCGGTGGTGACTGTCGACCGGCGGCTGGCTGAAGGCGCGGCGGAAGTTTTGGCCCATGTTGGAGCAGACAACTTAGAAGGCGGTCGAAAGGCCGGCCAGTTTATTGTGGACAAACTTACCGAGAAATATGGGGAACCCCGAGGCGTGGTCATCGAACTTTACGGAACACCCGGAGCGGGTCCGGCTATTGACCGCAGCGCGGGGTTCAACGAGGTGCTTGCCCAACACCCCGGTATCACCGTGCACACCAGGACTGCTTATTTCGGCCGGGCTGACGGAATGCGGGTGATGGAGGATGTCATCATAGGCATTCCCGAATTTGATGCCGTGTTCGGCGCTAACGACGAAATGATCCTGGGAGGGCTCGAGGCTATGAAAGCCAGTGGAGTTGTCGATGTAGAGGCGACGATCACTATCGGGTTTGACGCATTGCCCGACGCTCTCGCATCTATCGATCAGGGGATCCTGGATGCCACTATCGAACAGTTCCCCGGTCGGCAAGCGTCCGACGGCTTCCAGGTTTTAATCGATAATCTGCGGGAAGGGACAGTCCCCACGGAACCGATAACCCTTATCGAACCGACGGTCATTACCGCCGCTAACCTGGGTGACGCCGAGAAGGCCTTCTAA
- a CDS encoding L-fucose/L-arabinose isomerase family protein has translation MSTVGIITFSDGRRHVHEELLPMNKSFQETLIKRLTEAGHTVIIADEIPCTNPQAVAAGKKMERHSVDCTIFNYSIWSWPQFTVLAAQFAPGPYLCLSNINPGYPGLVGMLASSGALDNIGIPYRRISGNIEDETVFRRVNLFIRAASCAKSLRGETFGCFGGRPMGMYTATVGTETWMDVFGIDVEHIDQWEIVRKAASYPPEKIERALRWCEENIGKIAYDGKQLTPEILKRQIASYYAVRDLCREMHLDFCGIKGQPELTNSFCTMDVAEAFMNDPYDFDGPKEPIVCSTEADMDAGLTMEILKKLANTPVLFADVRHWHEDYGILDMCNSGQHATYFAGGSFDYRDNLSKVIFYPEGFYFPAGGATVHHLAHPGKVTLARLGRKNGEYWMAILTGEFVQYDKATNRTIMERTQLEWPHAFCKLDTSIDCFIDRFPCNHIHAVYGDYVEELKMVCEVIGIRWEMI, from the coding sequence ATGAGTACGGTAGGCATTATCACCTTTTCCGACGGACGGAGACATGTTCACGAAGAGCTTCTCCCCATGAACAAAAGTTTTCAGGAAACCCTCATCAAGCGTCTCACCGAGGCTGGTCACACGGTTATTATCGCTGACGAAATCCCCTGCACGAATCCCCAGGCAGTCGCCGCCGGGAAAAAAATGGAGCGCCACAGCGTCGACTGTACCATCTTCAATTATTCCATCTGGTCCTGGCCTCAGTTCACGGTGCTCGCCGCGCAATTCGCCCCGGGACCATACCTGTGCCTTTCCAACATCAATCCCGGATATCCAGGTCTGGTCGGTATGCTGGCCTCATCCGGAGCGTTGGACAACATCGGTATCCCATATCGCCGCATTTCGGGAAACATCGAGGATGAAACCGTGTTCCGCAGGGTCAACCTCTTTATCAGAGCCGCTTCCTGCGCCAAGTCCCTGCGGGGCGAAACCTTCGGTTGTTTCGGCGGTCGGCCGATGGGTATGTACACGGCTACGGTCGGAACCGAAACCTGGATGGATGTGTTCGGCATCGATGTCGAACACATTGATCAGTGGGAAATCGTCCGGAAAGCCGCATCGTACCCTCCGGAAAAAATCGAGCGGGCTTTACGTTGGTGTGAAGAGAATATCGGAAAAATCGCCTATGACGGAAAACAACTCACTCCTGAAATCCTGAAAAGGCAAATCGCCTCTTATTACGCCGTCCGGGATTTGTGCCGGGAAATGCATCTGGATTTCTGTGGTATCAAGGGGCAACCGGAACTGACCAACAGCTTCTGTACTATGGACGTGGCCGAAGCCTTTATGAACGACCCCTATGATTTCGATGGACCGAAAGAGCCGATTGTTTGTTCCACCGAAGCGGACATGGACGCGGGTTTGACCATGGAAATCCTGAAAAAGCTGGCCAATACCCCAGTGCTGTTCGCCGATGTCCGGCACTGGCATGAAGACTACGGGATCCTCGATATGTGCAACTCAGGCCAGCACGCCACCTATTTCGCGGGAGGGAGCTTCGATTACCGGGACAACCTCTCCAAGGTCATCTTTTACCCGGAAGGGTTTTATTTCCCGGCCGGAGGAGCGACGGTCCATCACCTGGCGCACCCCGGGAAAGTGACTCTGGCCCGGCTGGGCCGGAAAAACGGAGAATACTGGATGGCCATCCTGACCGGTGAGTTCGTCCAGTACGACAAAGCGACCAACCGAACCATTATGGAACGAACCCAGCTCGAATGGCCGCACGCCTTCTGCAAGCTCGACACCTCGATCGACTGCTTTATCGATCGGTTCCCCTGTAACCACATCCACGCCGTGTACGGAGATTATGTGGAAGAGCTGAAAATGGTCTGTGAAGTCATTGGGATCCGCTGGGAAATGATCTGA
- a CDS encoding aldehyde ferredoxin oxidoreductase C-terminal domain-containing protein: MAGFRGKLLRVDLTRNVIKEERIPEQLLKRTLGGANLALYYLLRELPAGIDPLSGQNLLVFAVGPGTGCRAPGCDMHTVLAKSPLTGGIGESQATGSWGSRFKRAGFDLLLIGGKAETPRFLVIDQGKARLADASDLWGQDTTTVQARLLEKLGNDFSIAQTGVAGENGVLFASIVCDLCFINNRSGLGAVMGSKNLKAVAVRGYDEVPTADPGELQNLYSFFENHFLENPVNLLTSREGIASAVDSCNRDGLFSVANARTSFHPRAEGLEINQFLKRGTMHDVPCFACPARCKKTLGNGVLSTEPYGAPSMESIVDFGFSLELAYPDVVLELHRMSRRYGFDTTSWGVTLGFVAECFSRGSLTPADTGEMRIGFEEPYDVLPFTESMVYRKGFGDLAGRGVRFLTGELGADTYSFALQVKGKELPLHEPRIKQMLGLGYAVAPHGPDTFVVEHDTDFDEKAPTLFLDNILALGLVERLSSPLLNAKKVRMYHVLSQVFSFMDAACLCIFAFAPVRFFPFSRIPCLIQAITGWETSLYSLMKIGESRIILEKIFNLREGIGPEADWLPERMFQPIADGPGKGLSFDPTVFRQAISLYWAMAGCDAGSGWPKPEKIAELDLADFLP; the protein is encoded by the coding sequence ATGGCAGGTTTTCGAGGGAAGCTCTTGCGGGTTGACCTGACCAGGAACGTGATTAAGGAAGAGAGGATTCCGGAACAGCTCCTGAAAAGAACTCTGGGTGGGGCGAATTTGGCTCTATACTACCTTTTGCGAGAGCTGCCGGCTGGAATTGATCCTTTGTCCGGGCAGAATCTCCTGGTGTTTGCCGTGGGGCCTGGGACCGGTTGCAGGGCACCGGGATGTGATATGCATACGGTGTTGGCCAAATCCCCCTTGACCGGCGGAATAGGAGAATCGCAGGCGACCGGCTCCTGGGGGTCTCGGTTCAAGCGGGCTGGTTTTGACCTGCTCCTCATCGGAGGAAAAGCCGAAACACCCAGGTTTCTGGTTATCGATCAGGGAAAAGCCCGCTTGGCAGACGCCTCGGACTTGTGGGGACAGGATACGACTACCGTCCAGGCGCGGCTCCTCGAAAAACTTGGTAATGATTTCAGTATTGCGCAGACCGGAGTGGCTGGAGAAAACGGGGTTCTTTTCGCGTCGATTGTTTGTGATTTGTGTTTTATCAACAACCGCTCTGGCTTGGGAGCGGTGATGGGGTCCAAAAATCTGAAAGCGGTAGCAGTCAGGGGATACGATGAAGTCCCGACCGCCGATCCCGGAGAACTCCAAAATTTATATTCATTTTTTGAGAATCATTTCCTGGAAAATCCGGTGAATCTTCTCACCAGCCGGGAAGGCATTGCTTCAGCAGTTGATTCCTGTAACCGGGACGGCCTGTTTTCCGTCGCCAACGCCCGAACCAGTTTCCACCCTCGGGCTGAAGGACTTGAAATCAATCAATTCCTGAAGCGAGGAACAATGCATGATGTCCCCTGTTTCGCCTGTCCGGCCCGCTGTAAAAAAACGTTGGGGAACGGAGTTTTGTCCACCGAACCGTATGGCGCCCCCTCCATGGAGTCAATTGTCGATTTCGGCTTTTCCCTGGAGTTGGCTTACCCCGACGTGGTTTTGGAACTTCACCGAATGTCCCGGCGATACGGCTTCGATACAACCTCCTGGGGAGTGACGCTTGGTTTCGTCGCGGAATGTTTTTCCCGGGGAAGCCTCACTCCGGCGGATACCGGTGAGATGCGGATCGGTTTTGAGGAGCCTTATGATGTCCTCCCTTTTACCGAATCCATGGTCTACCGGAAGGGTTTCGGCGATCTGGCCGGCCGTGGTGTGCGTTTCCTCACCGGAGAGCTTGGAGCGGACACTTACTCCTTCGCTCTCCAGGTCAAGGGAAAGGAACTGCCGCTGCACGAGCCGCGGATCAAACAGATGCTTGGATTGGGGTATGCGGTGGCTCCGCATGGCCCGGATACCTTTGTAGTCGAGCATGATACAGATTTTGACGAGAAAGCTCCGACCCTGTTTTTGGATAATATCCTGGCCCTGGGATTGGTCGAACGTCTTTCCTCCCCGCTCTTGAATGCCAAAAAGGTCCGGATGTACCATGTACTGAGCCAGGTGTTCAGCTTTATGGATGCAGCGTGCCTGTGTATCTTCGCTTTCGCGCCGGTGCGTTTTTTCCCGTTTTCCAGGATTCCCTGCCTCATTCAGGCTATAACCGGCTGGGAAACCAGTCTCTATTCCCTGATGAAAATCGGAGAGAGCCGGATAATCCTGGAAAAGATCTTCAACCTGCGGGAGGGGATCGGTCCGGAAGCGGATTGGCTCCCGGAACGCATGTTCCAACCGATCGCCGATGGTCCCGGGAAAGGCTTATCTTTTGACCCAACGGTCTTCCGGCAGGCTATAAGCCTATATTGGGCTATGGCCGGTTGTGATGCGGGGAGTGGTTGGCCGAAACCGGAAAAGATCGCTGAACTGGACCTGGCAGATTTTTTACCCTGA